One Trichoderma atroviride chromosome 7, complete sequence DNA segment encodes these proteins:
- a CDS encoding uncharacterized protein (EggNog:ENOG41~antiSMASH:Cluster_7.5~TransMembrane:6 (o136-165i177-196o208-228i240-262o274-292i304-321o)), translated as MQSIDGYTLLEKGVVTPSPTIVLDQPRRSPLYHLKTLFLFTKSDFKTVIFPQSIFAITAALSTAKLTTAELSEDAYTRAWQVASRIPLMLAWIWLNLLVEDLANQRLEGSIIEDTVNKPWRPLPSHRLTADQARDWLTVAIVVAVGSSLALGGYTASVTLMLFIWMYNDLDGSNSGIWIRNALNASGLMCFSWGALATLSGGELSSRAFTWILVTGAIIITTVHAQDLPDIEGDKARGRLTVPLLYGETAARVSLSAMVMFWSAACPLFWDASAWGWAVSTSLGCAMSVLALQKRGQWWDEVVWKLWCLWIAALYLLPALGK; from the coding sequence AGACGATCTCCACTCTATCATCTGAAAACCCTATTCCTCTTCACCAAAAGCGATTTCAAAACTGTCATATTTCCCCAGAGCATATTCGCCATCACAGCGGCATTATCGACAGCGAAGTTAACCACAGCAGAATTGAGCGAAGACGCATATACGCGGGCCTGGCAAGTGGCTTCGCGTATACCACTGATGCTTGCGTGGATCTGGCTGAATCTCTTGGTGGAGGATTTGGCTAATCAACGCCTTGAGGGATCCATTATCGAGGACACTGTCAACAAGCCCTGGAGACCGCTGCCCTCTCATCGTCTGACGGCAGACCAAGCACGGGACTGGCTCACTGTTGCTATTGTAGTCGCCGTAGGCTCGAGTCTCGCCTTGGGTGGCTACACAGCCAGTGTCAccttgatgctcttcatATGGATGTACAACGACCTggacggcagcaacagcggcatCTGGATACGAAATGCCCTCAATGCGAGTGGCCTGATGTGCTTCAGCTGGGGTGCGTTAGCCACATTGTCAGGCGGCGAACTATCATCACGGGCCTTTACCTGGATCTTGGTAACTGGAGCCATAATCATAACCACGGTTCATGCGCAGGATCTGCCAGACATTGAAGGCGACAAGGCACGCGGACGCCTTACTGTGCCCTTGCTGTATGGCGAGACAGCAGCCCGGGTGTCCCTATCCGCCATGGTCATGTTCTGGTCAGCGGCGTGTCCGCTCTTCTGGGATGCGTCGGCGTGGGGATGGGCGGTCTCGACAAGTCTCGGATGCGCCATGTCAGTGCTTGCGCTGCAGAAGCGCGGCCAGTGGTGGGACGAAGTGGTGTGGAAGTTGTGGTGCCTTTGGATTGCGGCGCTGTATCTGCTACCAGCACTTGGCAAATGA
- a CDS encoding uncharacterized protein (EggNog:ENOG41), whose product MAPLTWFITGCSSGFGELLVRQLRAAGDNVIATGRSAESRLAHLKDTGAAILDLDVTAPAAEIQTKVDEAWNIYPGGIDIVVNNAGYIVSGAVEELTQEDMDLSFKVNFHGPLNITRAFLPRLREKNKGTLLFVSSQAAWHGDPSAGSYCAAKFALSGAVECLAKELAIFAPGVKVLIVEPGYFRTKVFSNIKHVEPRLPVYAQFNAGVRQYEASIIGNEPGDADKAVTRMIELVKGTGMAAGKQIPLRVPLGSDGWDRIKAKCEETLAICEEWEDVAKSTDHVAVDAA is encoded by the exons ATGGCTCCCTTGACGTGGTTTATTACCGGCTGCTCTAGTGGCTTCGGCGAGCTCTTAGTACGCCAGCTCCGGGCTGCCGGCGATAATGTCATCGCCACTGGCCGTAGTGCTGAAAGCAGGCTCGCCCATCTCAAAGACACAGGAGCAGCTATCCTCGACCTTGATGTCACGGCGCCGGCCGCTGAAATCCAGACCAAAGTCGACGAGGCCTGGAACATCTATCCAGGAGGTATTGATATTGTGGTCAACAATGCGGGCTACATCGTCAGCGGAGCCGTTGAAGAATTGAC ACAAGAAGATATGGATCTCTCTTTCAAAGTCAACTTCCATGGTCCACTCAACATCACCCGTGCGTTCTTACCTCGCCTacgggaaaaaaacaagggtACGCTTCTCTTTGTGAGTTCTCAAGCGGCGTGGCATGGCGATCCAAGCGCTGGCAGCTATTGTGCCGCCAAATTTGCTCTATCAG GTGCCGTTGAATGCCTCGCCAAAGAATTGGCCATTTTTGCTCCCGGCGTCAAAGTGCTCATCGTTGAGCCTGGTTATTTCCGGACCAAGGTCTTCTCCAACATCAAGCATGTCGAGCCCCGCCTGCCGGTTTATGCCCAGTTTAATGCCGGTGTCCGGCAGTACGAGGCATCCATTATCGGCAATGAGCCTGGCGACGCCGATAAGGCTGTTACGCGAATGATTGAGCTGGTCAAGGGCACGGGTATGGCTGCGGGGAAACAGATACCGCTGCGTGTTCCTCTAGGGTCGGATGGCTGGGATAGGATCAAAGCGAAGTGTGAGGAGACGCTGGCGATCTGCGAAGAGTGGGAAGATGTTGCAAAGAGCACAGACCATGTGGCAGTAGATGCCGCTTAG
- a CDS encoding uncharacterized protein (EggNog:ENOG41) yields MGQVLSCCVRLRSEKPPSKPPQQPPESTLNWHQSSAGISSRPVDTLENFFIILTDSGAPVNREHWTASAALKINFKPSLTDPVPYLRRAWLLTGRLHPTFTASVVKQSNDGSTGQESLPAKPLLTIQPFDADAWVSKTFLIASEASASAVFGGMLSNGIPTCHWLPASQEILIRSAHWRIDGMGLLMFVHSFLSSLASVLRHGLDCDLDSYDGLVGSGLLTRSLDDVADAYLDEDSTPENVKAAADGLVGEFVQGVPSIGLPTLPDSETAPPGDTAREALRIDAPTTAAIVAACRARKISVNSAVHAAVIRATATYPQHPLAKHFAAFFPVDMRRHLPKPYDGPDYAVGAFSSGLPICIHDVRGGNDTRGSGPKSFEEIVQQLAMVYATDLSRFTTDDEGNPVSMTKVVAPYVRRTTKLFSAPHPPGLPQIQNPDVSSIGKVEAYMQRSYGDEKEGFEVADIWLGTQILSRSVQCHVWGFRDELNIAGCFNVSFYEVNFVREFLEKVESELLAGLGIERVKTLSN; encoded by the coding sequence ATGGGACAAGTGCTGTCATGCTGCGTCCGTCTACGAAGCGAAAAGCCTCCCTCGAAACCTCCCCAGCAGCCACCTGAGTCAACTTTAAACTGGCACCAATCATCTGCTGGCATTTCATCACGACCCGTTGATACATTGGAaaacttcttcatcattcttACGGACAGTGGCGCCCCGGTAAACCGTGAACATTGGACTGCTTCAGCGGCACTCAAGATCAATTTCAAACCTTCTTTGACAGATCCCGTTCCATATTTGCGGCGGGCTTGGCTGCTCACTGGTCGGCTTCACCCGACTTTTACTGCTTCAGTTGTCAAACAGTCCAATGATGGGTCGACGGGACAAGAATCATTACCGGCAAAACCTTTACTTACGATACAGCCTTTTGATGCAGATGCTTGGGTATCCAAGACTTTTCTAATAGCATCAGAAGCGTCTGCAAGTGCCGTGTTTGGCGGCATGCTCAGCAATGGCATTCCCACTTGTCACTGGCTGCCTGCAAGTCAGGAGATTCTCATCCGCTCGGCTCACTGGCGTATTGATGGCATGGGTCTTCTCATGTTCGTCCATAGTTTCTTGTCTTCCTTGGCTTCTGTTTTGAGACATGGCCTGGACTGTGACCTGGATTCATACGATGGGCTCGTTGGCAGCGGCCTACTTACTAGAAGCTTGGACGACGTCGCCGATGCGTATCTTGATGAAGATTCCACGCCAGAAAATGTAAAGGCGGCTGCAGATGGGCTCGTTGGCGAATTCGTTCAGGGCGTCCCCAGCATCGGATTGCCCACGCTTCCAGATTCAGAAACGGCTCCCCCAGGAGATACGGCGCGCGAGGCTCTGCGGATCGATGCGCCTACAACTGCTGCCATCGTCGCGGCATGTCGAGCTCGCAAGATCAGCGTCAACAGCGCCGTCCATGCAGCCGTCATTCGCGCCACGGCTACATACCCTCAGCATCCACTCGCCAAACAtttcgccgccttcttcccaGTTGATATGCGCAGGCACCTGCCCAAGCCATACGATGGGCCTGATTACGCCGTGGGCGCCTTCTCTTCGGGCCTCCCCATCTGCATTCACGATGTGCGCGGCGGAAACGATACCAGAGGCAGCGGGCCCAAAAGCTTTGAAGAGATtgtccagcagctggcaatGGTGTACGCAACCGATCTTTCGCGCTTCACAACCGACGATGAAGGCAATCCCGTCAGCATGACCAAAGTGGTTGCGCCCTACGTGCGGCGCACGACGAAGCTTTTCTCAGCACCGCACCCGCCCGGGCTGCCGCAGATTCAAAATCCGGACGTGAGCAGCATCGGCAAGGTAGAGGCGTATATGCAGCGCTCGTACGGCGATGAGAAGGAAGGCTTCGAGGTGGCAGATATTTGGCTTGGTACGCAGATATTGTCGCGGTCGGTGCAGTGCCATGTCTGGGGCTTTAGGGACGAGTTGAATATTGCGGGGTGCTTTAATGTGAGCTTTTATGAGGTCAACTTTGTGAGGGAATTTTTGGAAAAGGTTGAGTCTGAGTTGTTGGCTGGATTGGGCATTGAACGGGTGAAGACGCTGTCGAATTAG
- a CDS encoding uncharacterized protein (EggNog:ENOG41~TransMembrane:7 (o22-45i57-78o98-117i138-159o179-206i218-243o255-275i)), whose product MPRLPDAAEIAYMEAHIDDTRVPDIIACTSICGVASIVFIVLRLISRRFSKGGMETSDWLILFAWLNFAVFDVCFAMSVKYGGGRHIILVTDPNDARMLQIINIINENLYCVCMAFLKFSILSMYGSIFPQKRFHYCLWAVAVFMTCWAISCAFVAIFQCTPIAFGWDPSIAGGTCVNYGALVLVAGVCNIITDFVVLAMPIPLVLKLNLSTQRKRMVIFTFAMGGSACLVSIVRLAFALSVGSTADGSWDNMPAGMLSVVELMAGILAVSLPVYRPLYRRLVNKDRGVTQPSSENPYSSGSRSIKITGGGFTKNNNEGIVVTDEVDINLTPYNRKDGNWVRVGDEDESGLYSPHTQRSLNNDLNYAGRAI is encoded by the exons ATGCCGCGACTACCAGATGCGGCCGAGATCGCCTACATGGAGGCACACATCGACGACACGCGCGTACCAGATATCATTGCATGTACATCGATATGCGGAGTCGCatccatcgtcttcatcgtcctccGCCTGATATCGCGACGGTTTTCAAAGGGTGGGATGGAGACGAGCGACTGGCTGATACTGTTTGCTTGG CTCAACTTTGCAGTTTTTGATGTTTGCTTTGCCATGTCTGTCAAGTATGGGGGCGGTCGACACATCATTCTCGTTACAGATCCAAACGATGCACGGATGCTTCAAATT ATCAATATTATCAACGAAAACCTCTATTGCGTCTGCATGGCCTTTCTCAAATTCAGCATCTTGAGCATGTATGGCTCCATCTTTCCGCAAAAAAGGTTCCACTACTGCCTTTGGGCTGTCGCCGTCTTCATGACTTGTTGGGCCATCTCTTGTGCCTTCGTTGCCATCTTTCAATGCACCCCGATTGCCTTTGGCTGGGATCCGTCCATCGCTGGAGGCACATGCGTCAATTATGGCGCTCTTGTTCTAGTTGCCGGAGTATGCAACATCATTACAGATTTCGTCGTTCTCGCTATGCCAATACCCCTTGTGCTCAAACTCAACCTCTCCACGCAGAGAAAGCGAATGGTCATCTTTACTTTTGCAATGGGCGGCAG CGCGTGTCTTGTCAGCATTGTTCGTCTAGCATTTGCCCTCTCAGTTGGCTCCACAGCAGATGGAAGCT GGGATAACATGCCGGCCGGAATGCTTTCTGTTGTTGAACTCATGGCCGGTATTCTAGCTGTTTCGCTTCCCGTCTATAGACCTTTGTACCGTCGCCTTGTGAACAAAGATAGAGGAGTTACACAACCATCATCTGAAAATCCCTACTCTAGCGGGTCGCGCAGTATCAAAATTACAGGCGGAGGATTTaccaaaaacaacaacgAGGGAATCGTAGTAACCGACGAAGTCGACATAAACTTGACCCCTTACAACCGAAAAGACGGCAACTGGGTTCGTGTgggagacgaagatgaatCGGGTCTTTATTCTCCTCACACACAACGGAGCCTCAACAACGACCTGAACTATGCTGGACGAGCTATTTAA
- a CDS encoding uncharacterized protein (BUSCO:EOG092D3U3F) has protein sequence MALKTIGAKAAAALDQELMSTGAFSIDQLMELAGLAVSQAVYRLQPLNNGQRILVACGPGNNGGDGLVAARHLFHYGFTPTVFYPKRSKNELYQRLAKQLEDLDVPFVDDFPAAMKSTDHVVDAIFGFSFSGEVREPFPAVIQALQETKLPVTSVDAPSSWDIENGPPKTGLGSSFMPTALVSLTAPKPLVNHFTGRHFVGGRFVSPSIAKKYNFEVPPYQGVDQVVEIESSEQKL, from the exons ATGGCTCTCAAG ACTATCGGCGCAAAGGCTGCGGCAGCTCTAGACCAAGAACTCATGAGCACCGGTGCCTTTTCCATCGATCAActgatggagctggctggaTTGGCAGTCTCACAAGCAG TATATCGACTTCAGCCCCTGAACAATGGCCAAAGAATCCTTGTGGCGTGTGGGCCAGGAAATAACG GCGgcgatggccttgttgctGCACGACACCTCTTCCATTATGGTTTTACTCCAACAGTCTTCTATCCCAAGAGAAGTAAGAATGAGCTTTACCAG CGATTGGCGAAGCAGCTCGAAGATCTGGATGTTCCATTTGTCGATGATTTTCCAGCCGCCATGAAATCAACAGACCATGTAGTAGATGCGATATTTG GTTTTAGTTTCTCAGGCGAAGTTCGGGAGCCGTTTCCCGCAGTGATTCAAGCTCTCCAGGAGACCAAATTACCCGTCACCTCGGTGGATGCTCCATCGTCGTGGGATATCGAGAATGGTCCTCCAAAGACAGGCTTAGGTAGCTCTTTTATGCCCACGGCTCTTGTCAGCCTTACGGCTCCTAAGCCACTGGTCAATCACTTCACCGGTCGGCACTTTGTCGGCGGACG GTTTGTGTCCCCATCTATTGCCAAAAAGTATAACTTCGAAGTTCCTCCCTATCAGGGTGTAGACCAAGTTGTCGAGATAGAGTCGTCCGAGCAGAAGCTCTGA
- a CDS encoding mitochondrial 37S ribosomal protein bS16m (BUSCO:EOG092D4U2S), whose amino-acid sequence MVVKIRLARFGRRNSPFYNIVVAHARTARNSRPLEVIGTYDPIPKPDPYDNSGKLHKDIKLDSQRAKYWIGVGAQPTDTAWRLLSMVGILPKKHFAPKESETKGSVNAGDVKIR is encoded by the exons ATGGTCGTCAAAATCCGCCTCGCCCGATTTGGGCGCCGAAACTCCCCCTTCTACAACATTGTCGTAGCTCATGCTCG TACTGCGCGCAACTCTCGTCCTCTCGAGGTCATCGGCACATACGACCCCATTCCGAAGCCCGACCCCTATGACAACTCTGGCAAGCTACACAAGGACATCAAGCTCGACTCGCAGCGTGCAAAGTACTGGATTGGTGTCGGCGCTCAGCCCACGGATACGGCGTGGCGGTTACTGTCCATGGTGGGAATCCTGCCAAAGAAGCACTTTGCTCCAAAAGAAAGCGAGACCAAGGGTAGCGTTAATGCTGGCGACGTGAAGATTCGGTAA
- a CDS encoding uncharacterized protein (EggNog:ENOG41~TransMembrane:11 (i36-57o63-86i107-133o153-175i187-205o217-237i258-284o296-317i372-390o396-418i496-519o)) has translation MTNYQSISDGAASPGGSSNMSRSRRRAGKDGRGGQASMVSSIVNLLNTIVGAGTLAMPSVLSHMGIMLGVLLMVWSGLTSAFGLYLQSRCARYLDRGKSSFFALSQLTYPNASIIFDAAIAIKCFGVGVSYMIIIGDLMPGVALGFNSAADRIPYLVDRNFWITAFMLLVIPLSFLKRLDSLKYTSLVALVSIGYLIILVIYHFSVDPHASPDNIRVIQPAGAVATLSALPVVVFAYTCHQNMFSIINEINDNTPSSLVRVIASSIGSAASIYVLVAVTGYITFGNSIVGNIVSMYPTGVASTIGKAAIVVLVLFSIPLQVHPCRASVDAVVNWRPSRGNSNGGRAGSPLLNSAPVQRGDHGSTAPMSDLRFALITTVILTLAYITALSVSSLDRVLAFVGSTGSTSISFILPGLFYYKISDPDSIHHQRLAKEDDDMDGSDDSETEDTGALAQSTHSIASAASATSNRSRNAWRSRRRWRWDLEHVDHSLLRKMALALAIYGMIVMAVCLTMNIFFAVGH, from the exons ATGACTAACTACCAAAGCATTTCAGACGGGGCCGCCTCTCCTGGGGGCTCTAGCAACATGTCGAG ATCGCGACGACgagctggcaaagatggccgTGGTGGACAAGCCAGCATGGTCAGCAGCATTGTCAATCTGCTGAATACAA TTGTTGGGGCCGGCACACTTGCCATGCCCTCTGTCCTGTCGCACATGGGAATAATGCTCGGTGTGCTCCTCATGGTCTGGTCTGGCTTGACCTCGGCCTTTGGTCTCTACCTCCAGTCCAGATGCGCGCGCTACCTCGACCGCGGAAaatcctccttcttcgccctGTCTCAGCTGACATATCCCAATGCGTCCATCATTTTTGATGCCGCTATCGCGATCAAGTGCTTCGGCGTTGGGGTCTCCTATATGATTATTATCGGCGACCTCATGCCCGGAGTGGCCTTGGGCTTCAACAGCGCCGCTGATAGGATTCCGTATCTGGTGGACCGAAACTTTTGGATTACTGCCTTTATGCTTCTCGTCATCCCTCTGAGTTTCCTCAAGAGGCTCGACTCGCTCAAGTATACCAGCTTGGTTGCTTTGGTTTCGATTGGATATCTTATCATTCTGGTCATCTACCACTTTTCCGTCGACCCCCACGCCAGCCCAGACAATATTCGGGTTATCCAGCCGGCTGGTGCCGTTGCGACACTGAGTGCATTGCCAGTGGTTGTCTTTGCTTACACTTGTCATCAGAAT ATGTTCTCCATAATCAACGAAATTAACGATAACACCCCGTCTAGCCTGGTGAGAGTTATCGCGTCCAGCATTGGGTCCGCAGCATCGATTTACGTCCTGGTGGCCGTTACTGGATACATCACTTTTGGTAACTCCATTGTCGGAAATATCGTATCCATGT ATCCTACCGGAGTTGCTTCGACCATTGGAAAAGCTGCCATCGTTGTCCTTGTCCTGTTTTCCATTCCCTTGCAAGTCCATCCTTGCCGAGCTTCCGTCGACGCTGTTGTCAATTGGCGACCTAGCAGGGGCAACTCGAACGGCGGCCGTGCTGGTTCCCCTCTACTAAACTCGGCACCAGTGCAACGTGGTGATCACGGCAGCACCGCGCCAATGTCTGATCTTAGGTTTGCCCTCATCACTACGGTTATCCTTACTCTGGCCTACATCACGGCTCTTTCAGTGAGCAGTCTAGATCGTGTTCTTGCCTTCGTTGGTAGTACAGGATCCACGTCCATTAGTTTCATATTACCGGGTCTCTTTTATTACAAAATCAGCGATCCCGATAGTATCCATCACCAGCGCTTGGCCAAGGAAGACGATGACATGGACGGCTCTGACGACTCTGAAACCGAAGATACGGGAGCACTCGCCCAGAGCACTCACAGCATCGCTAGCGCGGCCAGTGCCACGAGTAACCGCAGCCGAAATGCATGGCGGTCacgcagaagatggcgatgggacTTGGAACACGTTGATCACAGTCTTTTACGAAAGATGGCATTGGCGCTAGCGATATACGGAATGATAGTGATGGCGGTTTGCCTTACTATGAATATTTTCTTCGCCGTCGGTCATTAA
- a CDS encoding uncharacterized protein (EggNog:ENOG41) yields MSAEMDDPLDKTTLATISLLESRLLRIEHLLYGTTASPTSSLSHHDAALEKMDILERRFNNMVAQMRVYAELLKIYKSNPDLFHAPPPSQPPSQLDSETIQSIVLSSASSFPATLSALTAAKDIPIPESSASASLISLTQRMKAIEATQLAQAAEISKLRSKSEMLVRSWYENRALVDSQMIADSDGRIRKVEWETRKREIALEE; encoded by the exons ATGTCGGCCGAAATGGACGACCCGCTGGACAAAACAACTCTGGCGACCATCTCCCTCCTCGAGTCGCGCCTCCTGCGCATCGAGCATCTTCTTTACGGCACGACCGCCTCTCCCACCTCCAGCCTAAGCCACCATGACGCTGCCCTcgagaagatggatatcCTAGAACGGCGATTCAACAACATGGTTGCCCAGATGCGCGTCTATGCGGAACTCCTCAAGATAT ACAAGTCGAATCCAGATCTCTTTCATGCTCCGCcgccttctcagcctccCTCTCAGCTCGACTCGGAAACAATCCAGTCCATCGTCCTCTCCTCAGCATCGTCATTCCCCGCTACGCTCTCCGCCCtcaccgccgccaaagatATCCCTATCCCCGAGTCTTCTGCCAGTGCCTCTCTCATATCTCTCACCCAGCGCATGAAGGCGATTGAAGCCACGCAGCTCGCTCAGGCAGCCGAGATTTCCAAACTACGGAGTAAGAGCGAGATGCTTGTGCGATCGTGGTATGAAAACAGGGCGCTGGTAGACTCCCAAATGATAGCGGATTCCGATGGCAGAATTCGCAAGGTAGAGTGGgaaacgagaaaaagagagattgCACTCGAAGAATAG
- a CDS encoding uncharacterized protein (TransMembrane:4 (o35-58i70-89o101-122i129-149o)), with amino-acid sequence MPPYSVNSPSIIKMEHSNIYRRRGFQSGNILGDPFALATTSIGFLAWLITIVGCIIGQIQETPNDPFPKFSWWASIFSLFLILGVFYVVGSDTIQTYHVALTGYSAGGMVLVTSSVNSLVYSKDAAREAAAAGFILLSMVVLVWTLYFGSTPSATPRAFLDSFALTKESAHMQRQTMSNYGGGMGMGRPETSNSVQPPQMYTSAQLNGFENPSPVGGASQMGGNRVSQLPGFGPAQIKVTGPDAQVIPPTDYPYRAKAIYSYKADPKDGNEISFELDDVLEVSDVSGRWWQARNTRGQTGIAPSNYLELL; translated from the exons ATGCCCCCTTACTCGGTCAACTCGCCGTCAATCATCAAAATGGAGCACTCAAATATCtaccgacgacgaggcttcCAGAGTGGCAACATCTTGGGCGACCCGTTTGCGCTGGCAACTACATCAATCGGTTTT CTTGCGTGGCTTATTACAATCGTCGGGTGCATCATCGGCCAGATCCAAGAGACACCAAACGACCCGTTCCCCAAGTTCTCTTGGTGGGCAAGCAtattcagcctcttcttgaTCCTCGGCGTTTTCTATGTTGTCGGTAGCGACACGATTCAGACCTACCATGTGGCACTTACGGGATATTCTGCCGGAGGCATGGTGCTGGTAACCTCGTCGGTCAACTCTCTGGTATACTCAAAGGACGcagctcgagaagctgccgctgccggctTCATTCTCCTTTCCATGGTCGTG CTCGTCTGGACTTTATACTTTGGGTCGACACCCTCCGCTACACCCCGTGCATTCCTGGACTCCTTCGCCCTTACCAAAGAGTCTGCTCATATGCAGCGACAAACCATGAGCAACTACGGCGgtggcatgggcatgggcCGTCCGGAGACGTCCAACTCCGTCCAACCACCGCAAATGTATACATCTGCTCAGCTCAATGGCTTCGAAAATCCTTCACCTGTTGGCGGCGCCTCTCAAATGGGTGGAAATCGCGTTTCCCAACTTCCCGGCTTTGGACCAGCCCAGATCAAGGTGACAGGCCCTGATGCCCAAGTTATCCCTCCCACCGATTACCCCTATCGAGCAAAGGCTATCTATAGCTACAAAGCCGACCCCAAAGACGGCAACGAGATTTCTTTCGAATTGGATGACGTTCTTGAGGTGTCTGATGTTAGCGGGCGATGGTGGCAAGCGCGAAACACCAGAGGACAGACTGGCATTGCGCCTAGCAACTATCTCGAATTGCTATGA